A single region of the Blattabacterium cuenoti genome encodes:
- a CDS encoding alpha/beta hydrolase yields the protein MDYNKINFKIEGEGVPIVLLHGFMESLEIWNDIYSDITKKYKVLSIDFPGHGKSIFTTKKNIFTMESIAEMVKIIMDKKNMQKAIFVGHSMGGYVALALAEKYPEIFLGLCLLHSTAESDSIEKKKHRLQSIQLAIKNYPLFVSISMNKLFHPKKLYSLQEKITFVKKIAFSTSINSVISFLKGMLIRKNRTFLLKNTSIPKLYIIGLYDLILDAKKIREEAKSGNSTNFIEIDTGHMGHIEKPKKIIKILENFIDSIRK from the coding sequence ATGGATTATAATAAAATAAATTTTAAAATAGAAGGGGAAGGAGTTCCAATAGTGTTATTACACGGATTTATGGAAAGCTTGGAAATTTGGAATGATATATATTCCGATATTACTAAAAAATATAAAGTACTTTCAATTGATTTTCCAGGTCATGGTAAAAGCATCTTTACTACTAAAAAAAATATTTTTACTATGGAAAGTATTGCAGAAATGGTTAAAATAATTATGGATAAAAAAAATATGCAAAAAGCTATTTTTGTAGGTCATTCTATGGGAGGATATGTAGCTTTAGCTCTTGCGGAAAAATATCCAGAAATTTTTTTAGGATTATGCTTGCTTCATTCTACAGCAGAATCAGATTCAATTGAAAAAAAAAAACATAGATTGCAATCAATTCAATTAGCAATAAAAAATTATCCTTTATTTGTATCCATAAGTATGAATAAATTATTTCATCCTAAAAAATTATATTCTTTGCAAGAAAAAATTACTTTTGTTAAAAAAATAGCTTTTTCTACTTCTATTAATAGTGTAATTTCTTTTTTAAAAGGAATGTTAATTAGAAAAAATAGAACTTTTTTGCTAAAAAATACTTCAATTCCTAAATTATATATAATTGGATTATACGATTTAATACTAGATGCAAAAAAAATTCGTGAAGAAGCAAAAAGTGGAAATAGTACTAATTTTATTGAAATAGATACAGGTCATATGGGGCATATAGAAAAACCAAAAAAAATAATAAAAATATTAGAAAATTTTATAGATTCTATTAGAAAATGA
- a CDS encoding 5-formyltetrahydrofolate cyclo-ligase → MSTHKHVISASLIEVIFIPLLIFDLKGYRIGYGKGFYDRFISLCSKNVIKIGLSFFPPIKKIINIHKNDLSIDIGITTDHVFFLIKNLKNKNFEYIPNNDKHHN, encoded by the coding sequence ATTTCTACGCACAAACATGTTATTTCTGCTTCTCTTATTGAAGTCATATTTATTCCACTATTAATATTTGATTTAAAAGGTTATCGCATAGGTTACGGTAAAGGTTTTTATGATAGATTTATTTCTTTATGCAGCAAAAATGTTATTAAAATAGGGTTAAGTTTTTTTCCTCCTATAAAAAAAATAATAAATATTCATAAAAACGATTTATCAATAGATATAGGAATTACAACCGATCATGTTTTTTTTTTGATAAAAAATTTAAAAAATAAAAACTTTGAATATATCCCAAATAACGATAAACATCATAATTAA
- the rseP gene encoding RIP metalloprotease RseP — MTSILIRSIQFLLSISILIVIHELGHFILAQIFKVRVEKFFLFFDPWFSIFKKKIGHTIYGIGWLPLGGYIKISGMMINDKNGSDKNTYQVKDWEFRSKSAIKRLLIISGGIIFNILLSIFIFTCLLFKYGETYLPTKNVKYGIEVDSLGKEIGLRNGDKILFVNNKYVPYFNEIPKAIIFGNSVTVDRMGKIINLSLSNKKRFFFDKKKLSFFIKPRVPPIINYVIKNSEAEKYGLKNNDEILAINSELILFSDQLKDFLLKYKNENIFMSINRSGKFIQKKVFINSKGILGIYLKNFMDLDYIFLFEKKNYSFFESIPHGIKKAWNVLKNQIFFLKNIFHIETKAYKQIGSFFSMAKEFPSKWNWDIFLTLTATLSIWLAFLNLFPIPSLDGGYILFIVIEMITKKKINEEIIERCTIFGFIVISLIMMFIVIWDIFKVFIF, encoded by the coding sequence ATGACATCTATTTTGATTAGATCTATACAATTTTTACTTAGCATCTCTATATTAATCGTTATTCATGAATTAGGTCATTTTATTCTAGCTCAAATATTTAAAGTTCGAGTAGAAAAATTTTTTTTATTTTTTGATCCTTGGTTTTCTATTTTTAAAAAAAAAATAGGACATACTATTTATGGAATAGGATGGTTGCCTTTAGGAGGATATATTAAAATATCTGGAATGATGATAAACGATAAAAATGGATCAGATAAAAATACGTATCAGGTAAAAGATTGGGAATTTCGTTCAAAATCAGCAATAAAAAGATTATTAATTATTTCTGGAGGAATTATTTTCAACATATTATTATCTATTTTCATTTTTACTTGTTTATTATTCAAGTATGGAGAAACTTATCTTCCTACAAAAAATGTTAAATATGGGATCGAAGTAGATTCTTTAGGAAAAGAAATAGGATTAAGGAATGGAGACAAAATTTTATTTGTTAACAATAAATATGTTCCATACTTCAATGAGATACCTAAAGCAATTATTTTTGGAAATTCCGTTACTGTAGATCGTATGGGTAAAATTATTAATTTATCATTAAGTAATAAAAAAAGATTTTTTTTTGATAAAAAGAAATTAAGTTTTTTTATTAAACCTCGTGTTCCTCCTATTATAAATTACGTAATTAAAAATTCTGAAGCTGAAAAATATGGATTAAAAAATAATGATGAAATCTTAGCTATCAATTCTGAATTAATTTTATTTTCCGATCAATTAAAAGATTTTTTATTAAAATATAAAAATGAGAACATTTTTATGTCCATCAATAGAAGTGGAAAATTTATTCAAAAAAAAGTTTTTATAAATTCAAAAGGAATTTTGGGGATTTACTTAAAGAATTTTATGGATTTGGATTATATTTTTTTATTTGAAAAAAAAAATTATTCCTTTTTTGAAAGTATTCCTCATGGAATAAAAAAAGCTTGGAATGTTTTAAAAAATCAAATATTTTTTTTAAAAAATATTTTTCATATAGAAACTAAAGCTTATAAACAAATAGGAAGTTTTTTTTCTATGGCTAAAGAATTTCCTTCTAAATGGAATTGGGATATTTTTTTGACCTTAACTGCAACTTTATCCATTTGGTTAGCTTTTTTAAATTTATTTCCCATTCCATCATTAGATGGAGGTTATATATTATTTATTGTAATAGAAATGATAACAAAAAAGAAAATAAATGAAGAAATTATTGAACGTTGCACTATTTTTGGATTTATAGTAATAAGTTTAATTATGATGTTTATCGTTATTTGGGATATATTCAAAGTTTTTATTTTTTAA
- a CDS encoding FeoA family protein, with protein sequence MNLSNLKKGEKGIIKGYKNDDFPIKLLELGVLPGVEFEILFVSIFYDPLCISYDQSCLALRKKEAENIIIEPYSCKKKQ encoded by the coding sequence TTGAATTTATCTAATCTTAAAAAAGGAGAAAAAGGAATTATTAAAGGATATAAAAATGATGATTTTCCTATTAAATTATTAGAATTAGGAGTATTGCCTGGAGTAGAATTTGAAATACTTTTTGTTTCCATTTTTTATGATCCATTATGTATAAGTTACGATCAATCTTGTTTAGCTTTACGTAAAAAAGAAGCTGAAAACATTATAATAGAACCTTATTCATGCAAAAAAAAACAATAA
- the feoB gene encoding ferrous iron transport protein B, whose translation MQKKTIKLALIGNPNVGKTSLFNKLTGLNQKIGNYLGVTVDKKIGYFNDDNTYYQIIDLPGTYSIYPSSDDEEVVSKLLNNIDDLDYPDKIMVVADSSNIKKSILLLRQIQDLGFPVLFILNMLDEAKKKGIFINTKKLKQFLATEIVLINARKGIGLEKIKKEIKNLNKKIKKVHFFNPGLRYSIAINDVKNYYKVNTYKAWYYLACNRKFFKKNYLLKIKNKHNIISKRLQIKETLDRYEEIGVIVSNTVYKFISEKEKNYLEFYKKIDNALIVHPFWGYFIFLFFLFFIFQCVFFCSEISKKFIEFFFSFIKIKLENVYPGPLNHFLLQGIFPGIITIITFIPQIFILLFFILLMEESGYISRVIFLMDRIMRPFGLNGKSVVPLISSMSCSIPAIMSSRHIENARVRLITILSSPFMTCSARLPVYTLIISIIIPDKKWYLIQLKGIVLMAMYFLGVISALGISMILHKFLKKNYENYLIMEIPTYKIPLFRNILMNLWINLKSFILSAGKIIFIINIIIYVLGTYGPSFNKKKLNKNIKKYISIEKKKLSESYLGIIGKKMEPIIHPLGYDWKIGIGLLSSLVAREAFVSTMASVYSIEKKENFLKEKMKKELHHSTKKPVYNIATGISLLFFYAFSMQCMSTLSIIKKETKSWKWPIIQFIFMTILAYSTSFLTYQILK comes from the coding sequence ATGCAAAAAAAAACAATAAAATTAGCACTTATTGGAAATCCAAATGTAGGAAAAACTTCTTTATTTAATAAATTAACTGGATTAAATCAAAAAATAGGTAATTATTTAGGAGTTACAGTAGACAAAAAAATAGGATATTTTAATGATGATAATACATATTATCAAATTATAGATCTTCCTGGAACTTATAGCATTTATCCTTCATCTGATGATGAAGAAGTGGTTAGTAAATTACTAAACAATATAGATGATTTGGATTATCCAGACAAAATTATGGTAGTAGCAGATTCATCTAATATAAAAAAAAGTATTCTTTTATTAAGACAAATACAAGATTTAGGTTTTCCCGTTTTATTCATATTAAATATGTTGGATGAAGCAAAGAAAAAGGGAATATTCATTAATACAAAAAAATTAAAACAATTTCTTGCAACAGAAATTGTTTTAATAAATGCAAGAAAAGGTATAGGATTGGAAAAAATAAAAAAAGAAATAAAAAATTTAAATAAAAAAATAAAAAAAGTACATTTTTTCAATCCAGGATTACGTTATTCTATTGCTATTAATGATGTAAAAAATTATTACAAAGTAAATACTTATAAAGCTTGGTATTATTTAGCCTGTAATAGAAAATTTTTTAAAAAAAATTATTTACTAAAAATAAAAAATAAACACAATATTATATCCAAAAGATTACAAATAAAGGAAACATTAGATAGATATGAAGAAATAGGAGTAATTGTATCCAATACAGTTTATAAATTTATTTCTGAGAAAGAAAAAAATTATTTAGAATTTTATAAAAAAATAGATAATGCTTTAATTGTACATCCTTTTTGGGGATATTTTATTTTTTTATTTTTTTTATTTTTCATTTTTCAATGTGTGTTTTTTTGTTCAGAAATTTCTAAAAAATTCATAGAATTTTTTTTTTCTTTTATTAAAATAAAATTAGAAAATGTTTATCCAGGTCCTTTAAACCATTTTTTATTGCAAGGAATATTTCCTGGAATTATTACCATAATTACTTTTATTCCCCAAATTTTTATTTTATTATTTTTTATTCTTCTTATGGAAGAAAGTGGATACATAAGCAGAGTAATTTTTTTAATGGATAGAATCATGCGCCCTTTTGGATTAAATGGGAAAAGTGTAGTTCCTCTTATTTCTAGCATGTCTTGTTCCATTCCAGCAATAATGTCATCTAGACATATTGAAAATGCAAGAGTTCGTTTGATCACTATTTTATCTAGTCCTTTTATGACTTGTTCGGCTAGATTACCTGTTTATACTTTAATTATATCTATCATTATTCCTGATAAAAAATGGTATTTAATACAATTAAAAGGAATCGTTCTCATGGCTATGTATTTTTTAGGAGTGATATCTGCTTTAGGTATTTCAATGATTTTACACAAATTTTTGAAAAAAAATTATGAAAATTATCTTATAATGGAAATTCCTACCTATAAAATACCTCTATTTAGGAATATATTGATGAACCTATGGATTAATCTTAAATCATTTATTTTAAGCGCTGGAAAAATTATTTTTATTATTAATATAATAATATATGTTTTAGGTACTTATGGTCCGTCTTTTAATAAAAAAAAATTAAATAAAAACATTAAAAAATATATTAGTATAGAAAAAAAAAAATTATCTGAATCATATTTAGGTATCATTGGTAAAAAAATGGAACCTATTATTCATCCATTAGGATACGATTGGAAAATTGGAATTGGTTTGTTATCTTCTCTTGTAGCAAGAGAAGCTTTTGTTAGTACAATGGCTTCTGTCTATAGTATAGAAAAAAAAGAAAATTTTTTAAAAGAAAAAATGAAAAAAGAACTACATCATAGTACAAAAAAACCTGTTTATAATATAGCAACAGGAATTTCTTTACTATTTTTTTATGCATTTTCTATGCAATGCATGAGTACCTTATCCATAATAAAAAAGGAAACAAAATCTTGGAAATGGCCAATAATACAATTTATTTTCATGACTATACTAGCTTATAGTACTTCGTTTTTAACATATCAAATTTTAAAATAA
- a CDS encoding D-alanine--D-alanine ligase: MKKIAVIMGGFTKESIVSLKSGEVVYDNLCRKEFDPYRIYLFKERWFMKDEKNKEYPINKYNFTVCMEFGIKNIQFDCIFNAIHGSPGEDGILQAYFELLQIPYTGCHFHHANITFNKKYCLTLLKYFGINTAASFFINKNQIFCKDKILKKVGLPCFVKPNRSGSSLGISKIYEDKDLFNAVEKAFKEDEEIIIESFLKGREVSVGVFSFKNEVIVLPITEIISKNDFFDFESKYSGKSKEITPAKLLPNVESKVKKIAKKVYKILNLSGISRAEYIIINETPYFLEINTIPGLSKESIFPKQLKVAGISLSDLFKNAIYEKMKNRI, translated from the coding sequence ATGAAAAAAATTGCTGTTATTATGGGTGGATTCACAAAAGAATCTATTGTATCACTAAAAAGTGGAGAAGTGGTTTATGATAATTTATGCAGAAAAGAATTTGATCCTTATCGTATTTATCTTTTTAAAGAAAGATGGTTTATGAAAGATGAAAAAAATAAGGAGTATCCTATCAATAAATATAATTTTACTGTTTGTATGGAATTTGGTATAAAAAATATACAGTTTGATTGTATATTTAATGCAATTCATGGATCTCCAGGAGAAGATGGAATTTTACAAGCTTATTTTGAATTATTACAAATTCCTTATACTGGATGTCATTTTCATCATGCTAATATTACTTTTAATAAAAAATATTGTTTAACTTTATTAAAATATTTTGGTATTAATACCGCTGCATCTTTTTTTATAAATAAAAATCAAATTTTTTGTAAAGACAAAATTTTAAAAAAAGTAGGTCTTCCTTGTTTTGTAAAACCTAATCGATCTGGATCTAGTTTAGGAATAAGTAAAATTTATGAAGATAAAGATTTATTTAATGCAGTAGAAAAAGCTTTTAAAGAAGATGAAGAAATTATTATAGAATCCTTTCTTAAAGGAAGAGAGGTTTCTGTAGGGGTTTTTTCATTTAAAAACGAAGTTATTGTTTTGCCTATAACAGAAATAATTAGTAAAAATGATTTTTTTGATTTTGAATCAAAATATTCTGGAAAATCTAAAGAAATTACCCCAGCAAAATTACTTCCAAATGTAGAAAGTAAAGTAAAAAAAATAGCAAAAAAAGTATATAAAATTTTAAATTTATCAGGAATATCAAGGGCAGAATATATAATTATTAATGAAACCCCTTACTTTTTAGAAATAAATACGATTCCTGGTCTTTCAAAAGAAAGCATTTTTCCAAAACAATTAAAAGTAGCAGGTATTTCTTTATCTGATTTATTTAAAAATGCTATATATGAAAAAATGAAAAACAGAATATAA
- a CDS encoding PASTA domain-containing protein encodes MNYSKYFVIFIINLLVSIFILYKITKIALKWVENYTKHGSYVVVPNLRYLTLSQSISILKKLRLKYDIDTSRYDPNLNPNQIISFSPEAGDHVKEGRTIYIQVNYQSYTNTVLPNIINKNKHEALQLLHANHIAIKKIKYINDLSKDTVLKVFYKKKSIQSGYIFPSHQDGITLIIGKVYEKNNLIVPNVIGMSLHDATSTLKNKLFHVINFYCDHTIINDPDNNAKVYRQKPYPGKIQDKNKSIELWLTSKELLDNLIQIEEKNFEKKTEKKNIISNEQT; translated from the coding sequence ATGAACTATTCAAAATATTTTGTAATATTCATCATAAATTTATTAGTATCTATATTTATTTTATATAAGATCACTAAAATTGCATTAAAATGGGTGGAAAATTACACAAAACATGGATCTTATGTTGTAGTTCCAAATTTGCGCTATTTAACTTTATCTCAATCTATATCCATTTTGAAAAAATTAAGATTAAAATATGATATAGATACATCACGTTATGATCCTAATTTAAATCCAAACCAAATCATTTCTTTTTCTCCAGAAGCTGGAGATCATGTAAAAGAAGGAAGAACTATATATATACAGGTAAATTACCAATCTTATACAAATACTGTTTTACCCAATATTATAAATAAAAATAAACATGAAGCTCTCCAATTACTTCATGCTAATCATATAGCTATTAAAAAAATAAAATATATTAATGATCTTTCCAAAGATACAGTTTTAAAGGTTTTTTATAAAAAAAAATCAATTCAATCTGGATATATTTTTCCTTCTCATCAGGATGGAATCACTTTGATAATTGGAAAAGTATATGAAAAAAATAATTTGATAGTCCCCAATGTTATTGGAATGTCATTACATGATGCTACTTCTACTTTAAAAAATAAATTATTTCATGTAATTAATTTTTATTGTGATCATACAATAATAAATGATCCAGATAATAATGCAAAAGTATATCGTCAAAAACCTTATCCTGGAAAAATACAAGATAAAAATAAATCCATTGAACTTTGGTTAACTTCAAAAGAATTATTGGATAATTTAATACAAATAGAAGAAAAAAATTTTGAAAAAAAAACAGAAAAAAAAAATATAATATCTAATGAACAAACATAA
- a CDS encoding RluA family pseudouridine synthase, with translation MNKHKYQIFSDKNQKEIRIDKFLKKYIPNISRNQIQKIFFSEKVLVNQCIVKKNYKIKPLDFVEIEIITTPSLDHLEYKNIIAEKINLDIIHEDEDVIVVNKPAGMVVHPGFGNKKGTLIHGIKYHLINSNFNNFNLYRGGLVHRLDKDTSGLLVLAKNEYSQKCLFKQFHYRTIKRKYIALIWGNLLEEKGIITGFIGRDPKNRKRMTIFKNEECNKGKHSVTHYKVLERFKHLTYVSCNIKTGKTHQIRAHFKYLGHPLFHDSIYGGNKIIKKKYSNQNIKFLNFCLKILQRQALHAISLSFIHPKNGKCHFYCPIPEDFKIVLQNCRNKFLQQNSM, from the coding sequence ATGAACAAACATAAATATCAAATTTTTTCAGATAAAAATCAAAAAGAAATTCGTATTGATAAATTTTTGAAAAAGTATATTCCAAATATCAGTAGGAATCAAATTCAAAAAATTTTTTTTTCAGAAAAAGTTTTAGTTAACCAATGTATTGTAAAAAAAAATTATAAAATCAAGCCTTTAGATTTTGTAGAAATAGAAATTATTACTACACCTAGTTTAGATCATTTAGAATATAAAAATATTATTGCAGAAAAAATAAATCTTGATATTATTCATGAAGATGAAGATGTAATCGTGGTAAATAAACCTGCAGGAATGGTAGTACATCCCGGTTTTGGAAATAAAAAAGGAACATTAATTCATGGAATTAAATATCATTTAATAAATTCTAATTTTAATAATTTCAATCTATATAGAGGGGGATTGGTCCACCGATTAGACAAAGATACATCTGGTTTATTAGTTTTAGCTAAAAATGAATATTCTCAAAAATGCTTATTTAAACAATTTCATTATAGAACTATAAAAAGAAAATATATAGCTTTAATATGGGGAAATTTATTGGAAGAAAAAGGAATCATTACTGGTTTTATTGGAAGAGATCCTAAAAATAGAAAAAGAATGACTATTTTTAAAAATGAAGAATGCAATAAAGGAAAACATTCAGTAACACACTACAAAGTATTAGAAAGATTTAAACATTTAACATATGTTTCTTGCAATATTAAAACAGGAAAAACACATCAAATTAGAGCTCATTTTAAATATTTAGGACATCCATTATTTCATGATTCTATTTATGGTGGAAATAAAATAATTAAAAAAAAATATTCTAATCAAAACATAAAATTTCTTAATTTTTGTCTAAAAATTTTACAAAGACAAGCTTTACACGCAATTTCTCTTTCTTTTATTCATCCAAAAAATGGAAAATGTCATTTTTATTGTCCAATTCCTGAAGATTTTAAAATAGTTCTACAAAACTGCAGAAATAAATTTTTACAACAAAATTCCATGTAA
- the mgtE gene encoding magnesium transporter encodes MFNEHPDYFNNDKFLNNQTISSLLKIIHHHKNDVVKIFSLLKLCKAISLFRLLDFSIKKKIMEEMYSIKRMELLNNLSKDDRVSFLDKIPKNILKDLIKYLSTEEKCRILVSLGYPENSVGRIIIPYYIAVKKTWSVQNVLDYIRKEVKNSDILEIVYIIDQKGKLIDDIKIREFLLVDPKTKVFDLMNGQYTAALNVTDTEKETLKIFSMNNRVTLPVIDDNNFLLGIVKMYDILWFLNENYREKENVKKIVDPLNQSYLNVPLYKLIKKRAGWLILLFIGEMLTTTVMQRFSSVIEKAVVLALFIPLVVSSGGNSGAQAASIIIQAMALGEVKIKDWWIVMKREIVCGFFLGSILGITGFIRVIAWHKINFFNYGTHWILVGLTVFLSLIGVVLWGTFSGSMLPFIIKKFRGDPASSSAPFVATLVDVIGLIIYFSTSYILLHGILL; translated from the coding sequence ATGTTTAATGAACATCCAGATTATTTTAACAATGATAAATTTTTAAATAATCAAACTATTAGTAGTTTACTAAAAATCATTCATCATCATAAAAATGATGTTGTAAAAATATTTAGTTTATTAAAATTATGTAAGGCTATATCTCTTTTTAGACTATTGGATTTTTCTATTAAAAAAAAAATAATGGAAGAAATGTATTCGATTAAAAGAATGGAATTATTAAATAATTTGTCAAAAGATGATCGTGTTTCTTTTTTAGATAAAATTCCAAAAAATATTTTAAAAGATTTAATTAAATATTTAAGTACTGAAGAAAAATGTAGAATTTTAGTTTCTTTAGGATATCCTGAAAATAGTGTAGGTCGGATAATTATCCCATATTATATTGCCGTTAAAAAAACTTGGAGCGTACAAAACGTTTTGGATTATATTCGAAAAGAAGTAAAAAATAGTGATATTCTCGAAATTGTATATATAATTGATCAAAAAGGTAAATTGATAGATGATATAAAAATACGAGAATTTTTGTTAGTAGATCCAAAAACAAAAGTATTTGATTTAATGAATGGACAATATACAGCCGCTTTAAATGTTACAGATACAGAGAAAGAAACTCTTAAAATATTTTCTATGAATAATAGAGTTACACTTCCAGTAATTGATGATAATAATTTTTTATTAGGAATAGTAAAAATGTACGATATTTTATGGTTTTTAAATGAAAATTATAGAGAAAAAGAAAATGTTAAAAAAATAGTTGACCCCTTAAATCAATCTTATCTTAATGTTCCTTTATATAAATTAATTAAAAAAAGAGCTGGATGGTTAATTTTGTTATTTATAGGAGAAATGTTAACAACAACAGTTATGCAAAGATTTTCAAGTGTTATAGAGAAAGCAGTGGTACTAGCTTTATTTATTCCTTTAGTTGTTTCAAGTGGAGGAAATAGTGGAGCTCAAGCCGCAAGTATAATTATTCAAGCAATGGCTTTGGGAGAGGTAAAAATAAAAGATTGGTGGATAGTGATGAAAAGAGAAATTGTTTGTGGTTTTTTTTTAGGTAGTATTCTAGGAATTACAGGTTTTATACGTGTTATAGCTTGGCATAAAATTAATTTTTTTAATTATGGAACTCATTGGATATTAGTAGGATTAACAGTTTTTTTATCTTTAATTGGAGTTGTATTATGGGGAACATTTAGCGGATCTATGTTACCTTTTATAATAAAAAAATTTAGAGGAGATCCGGCTAGTTCTTCTGCTCCTTTTGTCGCTACACTAGTGGATGTTATAGGATTAATTATATATTTTTCTACATCTTATATTTTATTACATGGAATTTTGTTGTAA